In the Drosophila takahashii strain IR98-3 E-12201 chromosome 3R, DtakHiC1v2, whole genome shotgun sequence genome, one interval contains:
- the LOC108062741 gene encoding uncharacterized protein yields the protein MGSSSRSAQQLVLLGIILLATNPFGVQARTLKIHKLEKLSQDEEYVHSHLRFAEFEENVLKVSGELNLHHHLDNDWVIEFKVSQEKDGNYERLFLLETKVCDFMESYYKDFFYERIKDYSNAPHPGNCPLPKEHYRLEDYPLDVHVLKKLMTPGQYRIKYKLKNDDKVILSYMAEVEVD from the exons ATGGGCTCATCTTCTCGTTCAGCTCAGCAACTGGTGTTGCTGGGAATCATCCTCCTGGCCACCAACCCATTCGGGGTCCAAGCAAGGACACTTAAGATCCACAAGTTGGAGAAATTGTCCCAGGATGAAGAGTACGTGCACAGCCACCTGCGCTTTGCCGAGTTTGAGGAAAATGTATTGAAAGTCAGCGGAGAACTCAATCTGCATCATCACCTTGACAACGATTGGGTG ATTGAATTTAAGGTTTCACAAGAAAAAGATGGAAATTATGAGAGGCTATTTTTGCTAGAAACAAAAGTTTGCGACTTTATGGAGAGCTACTACAAGGATTTCTTCTATGAACGAATCAAGGACTACTCAAACGCCCCGCATCCTGGCAACTGTCCTTTGCCAAAGGAACATTACCGTCTGGAGGACTATCCGCTGGACGTCCATGTGCTAAAGAAACTAATGACTCCTGGGCAATAtcgtataaaatataaacttaaaaacgaTGACAAAGTCATACTGTCCTACA